From Actinoplanes oblitus, a single genomic window includes:
- a CDS encoding ATP-dependent Clp protease ATP-binding subunit has product MFERFTDRARRVVVLAQEEARMLNHNYIGTEHILLGLIHEGEGVAAKALESLGISLEGVRQQVEEIIGQGQQAPSGHIPFTPRAKKVLELSLREALQLGHNYIGTEHILLGLIREGEGVAAQVLVKLGADLNRVRQQVIQLLSGYQGKEPAAAGTATGEAAPSTSLVLDQFGRNLTQAAREGKLDPVIGREKEIERVMQVLSRRTKNNPVLIGEPGVGKTAVVEGLSQSIVKGEVPETLKDKQLYTLDLGALVAGSRYRGDFEERLKKVLKEIRTRGDIILFIDEIHTLVGAGAAEGAIDAASILKPMLARGELQTIGATTLDEYRKHLEKDAALERRFQPIQVGEPSLAHTIEILKGLRDRYEAHHRISITDAALVAAATLADRYISDRFLPDKAIDLIDEAGARMRIRRMTAPPDLRDFDERIAQVRRDKESAIDAQDFERAAQLRDKEKQLLGQKAQREKEWKAGDLDVVSEVDDEQIAEVLGNWTGIPVYKLTEEETSRLLRMEDELHKRVIGQEDAVKAVSKAIRRTRAGLKDPKRPSGSFIFAGPSGVGKTELSKALAEFLFGSEDALIQLDMSEFHDRYTVSRLVGAPPGYVGYDEGGQLTEKVRRKPFSVVLFDEIEKAHPDVFNTLLQILEDGRLTDGQGRIVDFKNTVIILTTNLGTRDVAKAVSLGFQASEDTESNYDRMKVKVNDELKQHFRPEFLNRIDDTIVFHQLREQEILQIVDIFTARIESQLKNKDMGLELTDNAKKYLAKKGFDPVLGARPLRRTIQRELEDTLSEQILFNELRPGQIVVVDCEGDPANVEKSKLVFRGAEKASAVPDAVPADLGAATGEE; this is encoded by the coding sequence ATGTTCGAGCGGTTCACCGACCGAGCGCGACGGGTTGTCGTCCTGGCCCAAGAAGAGGCCCGGATGCTCAACCACAACTACATCGGCACGGAGCACATCCTGCTCGGTTTGATCCACGAGGGTGAGGGTGTGGCTGCCAAGGCTCTGGAGAGCCTGGGCATCTCCCTGGAAGGCGTCCGTCAGCAGGTCGAGGAGATCATCGGCCAGGGCCAGCAGGCGCCGAGCGGGCACATCCCGTTCACGCCCCGGGCCAAGAAGGTGCTGGAGCTCTCCCTGCGGGAGGCGCTGCAGCTGGGGCACAACTACATCGGTACCGAGCACATCCTGCTCGGCCTGATCCGCGAGGGCGAGGGCGTCGCCGCCCAGGTCCTGGTCAAGCTCGGCGCCGACCTGAACCGGGTTCGCCAGCAGGTGATCCAGCTGCTCTCCGGTTACCAGGGCAAGGAGCCGGCCGCCGCGGGCACCGCCACCGGCGAGGCCGCGCCGTCCACCTCACTGGTCCTCGACCAGTTCGGGCGCAACCTGACCCAGGCCGCCCGGGAGGGCAAGCTCGACCCGGTCATCGGCCGGGAGAAGGAAATCGAGCGGGTCATGCAGGTGCTGTCCCGCCGCACCAAGAACAACCCCGTGCTGATCGGCGAGCCGGGCGTCGGCAAGACCGCGGTGGTCGAGGGCCTGTCCCAGTCCATCGTCAAGGGCGAGGTCCCCGAGACGCTGAAGGACAAGCAGCTCTACACGCTCGACCTGGGCGCGCTGGTCGCCGGCTCCCGTTACCGCGGTGACTTCGAGGAGCGCCTGAAGAAGGTGCTCAAGGAGATCCGCACCCGCGGTGACATCATCCTGTTCATCGACGAGATCCACACCCTGGTCGGCGCCGGCGCCGCCGAGGGTGCCATCGACGCCGCCTCGATCCTCAAGCCCATGCTGGCCCGCGGCGAGCTGCAGACCATCGGCGCGACCACTCTGGACGAGTACCGCAAGCACCTGGAGAAGGACGCCGCGCTCGAGCGCCGCTTCCAGCCGATCCAGGTCGGCGAGCCGTCGCTGGCGCACACCATCGAGATCCTCAAGGGTCTCCGCGACCGCTACGAGGCGCACCACCGGATCAGCATCACCGACGCCGCCCTGGTGGCCGCCGCGACGCTGGCCGACCGGTACATCTCCGACCGGTTCCTGCCGGACAAGGCGATCGACCTGATCGACGAGGCCGGCGCCCGGATGCGCATCCGCCGGATGACCGCGCCGCCAGACCTGCGTGACTTCGACGAGCGCATCGCCCAGGTGCGCCGCGACAAGGAGTCCGCGATCGACGCGCAGGACTTCGAGCGTGCCGCCCAGCTGCGCGACAAGGAGAAGCAGCTGCTGGGCCAGAAGGCGCAGCGGGAGAAGGAGTGGAAGGCCGGCGACCTGGACGTGGTGTCCGAGGTCGACGACGAGCAGATCGCCGAGGTGCTGGGCAACTGGACCGGTATTCCGGTCTACAAGCTCACCGAGGAGGAGACCTCCCGGCTGCTGCGCATGGAGGATGAGCTGCACAAGCGGGTCATCGGCCAGGAGGACGCGGTCAAGGCGGTGTCCAAGGCGATCCGGCGGACCCGGGCCGGTCTGAAGGACCCGAAGCGGCCGTCCGGCTCGTTCATCTTCGCCGGCCCGTCCGGTGTCGGTAAGACCGAGCTGTCCAAGGCCCTGGCGGAGTTCCTGTTCGGCTCCGAGGACGCGCTGATCCAGCTGGACATGTCTGAGTTCCACGACCGCTACACCGTGTCCCGGCTGGTCGGTGCCCCGCCCGGCTACGTCGGTTACGACGAGGGCGGCCAGCTGACCGAGAAGGTGCGGCGCAAGCCGTTCAGCGTGGTGCTGTTCGACGAGATCGAGAAGGCCCACCCGGACGTCTTCAACACGCTGCTGCAGATCCTGGAGGACGGCCGGCTCACCGACGGCCAGGGCCGGATCGTCGACTTCAAGAACACCGTCATCATCCTGACCACCAACCTCGGTACCCGGGACGTGGCCAAGGCGGTGTCGCTGGGCTTCCAGGCCTCGGAGGACACCGAGAGCAACTACGACCGGATGAAGGTCAAGGTCAACGACGAGCTGAAGCAGCACTTCCGCCCGGAGTTCCTCAACCGCATCGACGACACGATCGTCTTCCACCAGCTGCGCGAGCAGGAGATCTTGCAGATCGTCGACATCTTCACCGCGCGCATCGAGTCCCAGCTGAAGAACAAGGACATGGGCCTCGAGCTGACCGACAACGCGAAGAAGTACCTCGCGAAGAAGGGCTTCGACCCGGTGCTGGGTGCCCGGCCGCTGCGCCGCACCATCCAGCGTGAGCTGGAGGACACCCTGTCCGAGCAGATCCTGTTCAACGAGCTGCGCCCCGGCCAGATCGTCGTGGTGGACTGCGAGGGCGACCCGGCCAACGTGGAGAAGTCCAAGCTGGTCTTCCGCGGCGCCGAGAAGGCGAGCGCGGTGCCCGACGCGGTGCCGGCCGACCTCGGCGCGGCCACCGGCGAGGAGTAA
- a CDS encoding histone-like nucleoid-structuring protein Lsr2, which produces MAKQIIHKLVDDIDGTEADETVKFALDGIQYEIDLSEKNAAELREVFAPYLSAGTKVARGGVVVGGRAARGRGGAAADREQNKAIREWAKKAGYDISDRGRIPQEIVDEYHSKGPGRA; this is translated from the coding sequence GTGGCCAAGCAGATCATTCACAAGCTGGTCGATGACATCGACGGCACCGAAGCCGACGAGACTGTGAAGTTCGCTCTCGACGGTATTCAGTACGAGATCGACCTATCGGAGAAGAACGCCGCGGAATTGCGGGAGGTCTTCGCTCCGTACCTGAGCGCCGGCACCAAGGTGGCCCGTGGCGGTGTGGTCGTCGGCGGCCGCGCGGCGCGTGGCCGCGGCGGCGCGGCGGCCGACCGGGAGCAGAACAAGGCGATCCGGGAGTGGGCGAAGAAGGCCGGTTACGACATCTCCGACCGCGGGCGTATCCCGCAGGAGATCGTCGACGAGTACCACTCGAAGGGCCCCGGCCGGGCCTGA
- the lysS gene encoding lysine--tRNA ligase, with protein sequence MTEQNVPVTDPADDLPEQMKVRRAKRDQLLAKGVAPYPVTVPRTITLAQIRAQYAELPTDTATGDQVSVTGRVIFIRNGGKLCFVTLREGDGTELQAMLSLDRVGAEALEDWKRLVDLGDLVAVTGEVITSRRGELSVLADSWSMSAKALRPLPVAHKPLSEETRVRQRYVDLIVRPQARDTVRTRATVVRSLRESLFRRNYLEVETPMLQLLHGGAAARPFVTHSNALDTDLYLRIAPELFLKRAVVGGIDRVFEINRNFRNEGMDSTHSPEFAMLEAYQAYADYNVMQAQVREWIQEAAQAVAGSHVVTHYDGTELDLGGEWKQITLFGAISEALGEEVTIRTDLAQLQRYAEKVQLGVDPKWSAGKLAEELFEHLVQHTLQAPTFVRDYPEETAPLTAAHRETPGLTEKWDLYVGGFELATAYSELVDPVVQRERLHAQSLLAAGGDAEAMQLDEDFLRAMEYGMPPTGGMGMGIDRLLMALTGLGIRETILFPLVRAE encoded by the coding sequence GTGACCGAGCAGAACGTGCCAGTGACCGATCCCGCCGACGACCTACCCGAGCAGATGAAGGTCCGCCGGGCGAAGCGGGACCAGTTGCTGGCCAAGGGCGTCGCGCCCTACCCGGTCACCGTGCCCCGGACGATCACCCTGGCCCAGATCCGCGCGCAGTACGCGGAGCTGCCGACCGACACCGCCACCGGTGACCAGGTGAGCGTCACCGGCCGGGTGATCTTCATCCGGAACGGCGGCAAGCTCTGCTTCGTGACCCTGCGCGAGGGGGACGGGACCGAGTTGCAGGCGATGCTCTCCCTGGACCGGGTCGGCGCCGAGGCGCTGGAGGACTGGAAGCGCCTGGTCGACCTCGGCGACCTGGTCGCGGTCACCGGCGAGGTGATCACCAGCCGCCGCGGTGAACTCTCCGTGCTCGCCGATTCGTGGTCGATGAGCGCCAAGGCGCTGCGTCCGCTCCCGGTCGCGCACAAGCCGCTTTCCGAGGAAACCCGGGTGCGGCAGCGTTATGTCGATCTCATCGTCCGGCCGCAGGCCAGGGACACCGTGCGTACCCGGGCAACCGTGGTGCGTAGTCTTCGTGAGTCGCTGTTCCGCCGCAATTATCTCGAGGTGGAAACGCCGATGTTGCAGTTGCTGCACGGTGGCGCGGCGGCCCGCCCGTTTGTGACGCACAGCAACGCGCTGGATACCGATCTTTATCTGCGGATCGCTCCGGAACTGTTTTTGAAGCGCGCGGTGGTCGGTGGGATCGATCGGGTCTTCGAGATCAACAGGAACTTCCGTAATGAGGGCATGGACTCCACGCACTCTCCGGAGTTCGCCATGCTCGAGGCGTATCAGGCGTATGCCGACTACAACGTGATGCAGGCCCAGGTGCGTGAGTGGATTCAGGAGGCCGCGCAGGCGGTCGCCGGCTCGCACGTGGTCACCCACTACGACGGCACCGAGCTCGACCTCGGCGGCGAGTGGAAGCAGATCACCCTGTTCGGCGCGATCTCCGAGGCGCTCGGCGAGGAGGTCACCATTCGGACCGACCTGGCCCAATTGCAGCGGTACGCGGAGAAGGTCCAGCTCGGCGTCGACCCCAAGTGGAGCGCCGGAAAGCTGGCCGAGGAGCTGTTCGAGCACCTGGTGCAGCACACCCTGCAGGCGCCGACGTTCGTCCGGGACTACCCCGAGGAGACCGCGCCGCTGACCGCCGCGCACCGCGAGACGCCCGGCCTGACCGAGAAGTGGGACCTGTACGTCGGCGGTTTCGAGCTCGCCACCGCCTATTCCGAACTGGTCGACCCGGTCGTCCAGCGGGAACGGCTGCACGCCCAGTCGCTGCTGGCGGCCGGTGGCGATGCCGAGGCGATGCAGCTCGACGAGGATTTCCTGCGCGCCATGGAGTACGGAATGCCGCCGACCGGTGGCATGGGAATGGGAATCGACCGGCTGTTGATGGCGCTCACCGGCCTGGGCATTCGGGAAACGATCCTCTTCCCGTTGGTCCGGGCGGAGTAG
- a CDS encoding type III pantothenate kinase → MLLCIDIGNTNTVLATFDGDKLVHNWRIKTDAASTADELGLMFRGLLAGDAVEITGVAACSTVPAALRNLRTMLKRYYGDVPSVIVEPGVKTGVQLAIDNPKEVGADRVVNTLAAHALYGGPSIVVDFGTTTNFDLISAKGEFLGGAFAPGIEISFDALAARAAQLRKVEPTKPRSVIGKNTVECLQAGLYYGFGGQVDRIVERMIEEIGPVRAVIATGGLAWLVKDECHTLTAHEPMITLIGLRMVYERNV, encoded by the coding sequence GTGCTGCTTTGCATTGACATCGGCAACACCAACACCGTGCTGGCCACCTTCGACGGCGACAAGCTGGTGCACAACTGGCGGATCAAGACCGACGCCGCCTCGACAGCGGACGAGCTCGGGCTGATGTTCCGCGGCCTGCTGGCCGGCGACGCCGTCGAGATCACCGGGGTGGCCGCCTGCTCCACGGTGCCGGCCGCGCTGCGCAACCTGCGCACGATGCTCAAGCGGTACTACGGCGACGTGCCCAGCGTGATCGTCGAGCCGGGCGTGAAGACCGGGGTGCAGCTGGCCATCGACAATCCGAAGGAGGTGGGCGCCGACCGGGTGGTGAACACGCTGGCCGCGCACGCCCTCTACGGCGGACCGTCGATCGTGGTGGACTTCGGCACCACCACCAACTTCGACCTGATCAGCGCGAAAGGCGAGTTCCTCGGCGGCGCGTTCGCCCCGGGCATCGAGATCTCCTTCGACGCGCTCGCCGCCCGCGCCGCCCAGCTGCGCAAGGTGGAGCCCACCAAGCCGCGCTCGGTGATCGGCAAGAACACCGTGGAGTGCCTGCAGGCCGGGCTCTACTACGGCTTCGGCGGCCAGGTGGACCGGATCGTCGAGCGGATGATCGAGGAGATCGGCCCGGTCCGCGCGGTGATCGCCACCGGTGGTCTGGCCTGGCTGGTGAAAGACGAGTGCCACACGCTGACCGCCCACGAGCCGATGATCACGCTGATCGGGCTCCGGATGGTATATGAGCGGAACGTCTGA
- the nadC gene encoding carboxylating nicotinate-nucleotide diphosphorylase, which yields MIDFGLDFAEVQRIVLTALTEDLGTPPRDVTSEATIPAEQVDTAELVARADGVVAGLPVAAEVFAVTSQGHAEFRQIVGEGDRVTRGEVLAVVTGPTRALLTAERTALNLISRMSGVASHTRKWADQLAGSKATVLDTRKTTPGLRSLEKYAVRVGGGTNKRMGLYDVAMIKDNHKLAAGSITAAYRLVRETFPDVAVQVEVTTLAEAREAAAAGATFLLCDNMTPELLTEVVAAIGGRAELEATGNLTLATAAAYAATGVDYLSVGGLTHSSPILDIALDLRPR from the coding sequence GTGATCGACTTCGGGTTGGACTTCGCGGAGGTCCAGCGGATCGTGCTCACCGCGCTGACCGAGGACCTCGGTACCCCGCCCCGCGACGTGACCAGCGAGGCCACCATCCCGGCCGAGCAGGTGGACACCGCCGAGCTGGTGGCCCGGGCCGACGGCGTGGTGGCCGGCCTGCCGGTGGCCGCCGAGGTCTTCGCCGTCACCTCGCAGGGGCACGCCGAGTTCCGGCAGATCGTCGGCGAGGGCGACCGGGTGACCCGGGGTGAGGTGCTGGCCGTGGTGACCGGGCCGACCCGGGCGCTGCTCACCGCCGAGCGCACCGCGCTGAACCTGATCAGCCGGATGTCCGGGGTGGCCAGCCACACCCGGAAATGGGCCGACCAGCTCGCCGGCAGCAAGGCGACGGTGCTGGACACCCGCAAGACCACGCCCGGCCTGCGGTCGCTGGAGAAGTACGCGGTCCGGGTCGGCGGCGGCACCAACAAGCGGATGGGCCTGTACGACGTCGCCATGATCAAGGACAACCACAAGCTGGCGGCCGGCAGCATCACCGCCGCGTACCGGCTGGTCCGGGAGACCTTCCCGGACGTGGCGGTGCAGGTCGAGGTGACCACGCTGGCCGAGGCGCGGGAGGCGGCGGCGGCCGGCGCCACCTTCCTGCTCTGCGACAACATGACGCCGGAGCTGCTCACCGAGGTGGTGGCGGCGATCGGCGGGCGGGCCGAGCTGGAGGCGACCGGGAACCTGACGCTGGCCACCGCGGCGGCCTACGCGGCGACCGGGGTGGACTACCTGTCGGTGGGCGGGCTGACCCACTCGTCGCCGATCCTGGACATCGCGCTGGACCTGCGGCCGCGCTGA
- a CDS encoding L-aspartate oxidase, with protein MSPLADLPALPRRLAAAEPGWTETTDVVVVGSGIAGLTAALHLREQGLHVTVVTKVNIDDGSTRWAQGGIAAVLDPLDSPQAHAYDTEIAGVGLCDPAAVKALVEEGPARVRELIRRGAEFDRNPDGSLMLTREGGHRADRIVHAGGDATGAEVQRALHAAVRRDPWIRLVEHALVLDLLRAADGRACGITLHVLGEGSEDGVGAVLARAVVLATGGMGQIFSSTTNPSVSTGDGVALALRAGAEVTDVEFVQFHPTSFVTSGLNSVQRPLISEALRGEGAHLVDENGERFMVGQHELAELAPRDVVAKGIYRVLRATGADHVYLDARHLGKEFLEHRFPTIMASTRGAGVDPATELIPVAPAAHYASGGVRTDLHGRTTIPGLYACGEVACTGVHGANRLASNSLLEGLVFAKRIADDIGRDLPAQAEPVRMNMTPAWVADPAIRPEVQRAMTRGAGVLRSADSLDTAGKELSRLAESRSTPNTAAWEATNLLTVSAALVASARSRRETRGCHWREDYPTAADEWRGHLLNSIAADGGMTQDFQEMA; from the coding sequence ATGTCACCTCTCGCGGATCTGCCGGCCCTGCCGCGCCGGCTCGCCGCCGCCGAGCCGGGCTGGACCGAGACCACCGACGTGGTGGTGGTCGGTTCCGGCATCGCCGGGCTCACCGCCGCACTGCACCTGCGCGAGCAGGGCCTGCACGTCACGGTGGTCACCAAGGTCAACATCGACGACGGCTCCACGCGCTGGGCGCAGGGCGGGATCGCCGCGGTGCTCGACCCGCTCGACTCGCCACAGGCGCACGCCTACGACACCGAGATCGCCGGCGTCGGGCTGTGCGACCCCGCAGCGGTGAAAGCCCTGGTCGAGGAGGGTCCGGCCCGGGTCCGTGAGCTGATCCGCCGGGGTGCCGAGTTCGACCGGAACCCGGACGGCTCGCTGATGCTGACCCGCGAGGGCGGCCACCGGGCGGATCGGATCGTGCACGCCGGCGGCGACGCCACCGGCGCCGAGGTGCAGCGTGCCCTGCACGCCGCGGTCCGCCGCGACCCGTGGATCCGGCTGGTCGAGCACGCCCTGGTGCTGGACCTGCTGCGCGCCGCCGACGGCCGGGCCTGCGGGATCACCCTGCACGTGCTGGGCGAGGGCTCGGAGGACGGGGTGGGTGCCGTGCTGGCCCGCGCGGTGGTCCTGGCCACCGGCGGGATGGGGCAGATCTTCTCGTCCACCACGAACCCGTCGGTCTCCACCGGCGACGGCGTAGCGCTCGCGCTGCGGGCCGGCGCCGAGGTGACCGACGTGGAGTTCGTCCAGTTCCACCCGACCTCCTTCGTCACCTCGGGGCTGAACTCGGTGCAGCGGCCGCTGATCTCCGAGGCGCTGCGCGGCGAGGGCGCCCACCTGGTGGACGAGAACGGCGAGCGGTTTATGGTCGGGCAGCACGAGCTGGCCGAGCTGGCCCCCCGCGACGTGGTCGCCAAGGGCATCTACCGGGTGCTGCGGGCCACCGGCGCGGACCACGTCTACCTGGACGCCCGGCACCTCGGCAAGGAGTTCCTGGAGCACCGCTTCCCGACCATCATGGCCTCCACCCGCGGTGCCGGGGTGGACCCGGCGACCGAGCTGATCCCGGTCGCGCCGGCCGCGCACTACGCCTCCGGCGGGGTCCGTACCGACCTGCACGGCCGCACCACCATCCCGGGCCTGTACGCCTGCGGCGAGGTGGCCTGCACCGGCGTGCACGGCGCCAACCGGCTGGCCAGCAACTCGCTGCTGGAGGGCCTGGTCTTCGCCAAGCGGATCGCCGACGACATCGGCCGTGACCTGCCGGCCCAGGCCGAGCCGGTGCGGATGAACATGACACCGGCCTGGGTGGCCGACCCGGCGATCCGGCCGGAGGTGCAGCGGGCCATGACCCGCGGCGCCGGGGTGCTGCGCTCGGCCGACTCGCTGGACACCGCCGGCAAGGAGCTGTCCCGGCTGGCCGAGTCCCGCTCCACGCCGAACACCGCGGCGTGGGAGGCGACGAACCTGCTCACCGTCTCCGCCGCGCTGGTGGCGTCGGCGCGCAGCCGCCGGGAGACCCGCGGCTGCCACTGGCGCGAGGACTACCCGACCGCTGCCGACGAGTGGCGCGGGCACCTGCTGAACTCGATCGCCGCCGACGGCGGCATGACCCAAGACTTCCAGGAGATGGCGTGA
- a CDS encoding septum formation family protein encodes MRHWRARPGPGLGFDLAATLGVMLLVAAGCGNPGDVDGNLTNDWGAMAPATGFEPMADTCHLANFAATGPRATYEEVDCTVRHRTETVFVGTYTGTAADAEQPPSENSAGARAAYHTCDEKTTAYVGAPWRTGRLWIGVTHPSPAAWTGGSRWFRCDVVELDSIEDNGALVERQGSLRGALATDSGLRLGCYAIKLDDGGAIDTMPPAACTATHNAEFAGVWDAPADASYPKGDTAWEEFHDGCRTVVSGYTGVPDDKNLQYRTGVVSLPGNTDVWAQGDRGVRCYLWLDGAELTSTLKGKGTKALPVQYK; translated from the coding sequence ATGCGACACTGGCGTGCCCGACCGGGCCCGGGCCTCGGCTTCGACCTGGCAGCCACGCTGGGTGTGATGCTGCTCGTCGCGGCCGGGTGCGGGAACCCCGGAGACGTCGACGGCAACCTCACCAACGACTGGGGCGCGATGGCCCCGGCGACCGGTTTCGAACCGATGGCCGACACCTGCCACCTGGCCAACTTCGCGGCGACCGGGCCGCGCGCCACCTACGAGGAAGTGGACTGTACGGTGCGGCACCGCACCGAGACGGTCTTCGTGGGCACCTACACCGGGACGGCAGCGGACGCCGAGCAGCCGCCGTCGGAGAACTCGGCCGGGGCACGCGCGGCGTATCACACCTGCGACGAGAAGACGACCGCGTACGTCGGTGCCCCGTGGCGTACCGGCCGCCTCTGGATCGGCGTCACCCATCCGTCCCCGGCGGCCTGGACCGGTGGTTCCCGCTGGTTCCGCTGCGACGTGGTGGAACTCGACTCGATCGAGGACAACGGGGCGCTGGTGGAGCGGCAGGGCAGCCTGCGCGGGGCCCTGGCGACCGACTCCGGCCTGCGGCTCGGCTGTTACGCGATCAAGCTGGACGACGGCGGCGCGATCGACACCATGCCGCCGGCGGCCTGCACCGCCACGCACAACGCCGAGTTCGCCGGCGTCTGGGACGCGCCGGCCGACGCGTCGTACCCCAAGGGCGACACGGCCTGGGAGGAGTTCCACGACGGCTGCCGGACCGTGGTGTCCGGGTACACCGGCGTGCCGGACGACAAGAACCTGCAGTACCGCACCGGCGTGGTCTCGCTGCCGGGCAACACCGACGTCTGGGCGCAGGGCGACCGCGGCGTGCGCTGCTATCTCTGGCTGGACGGCGCCGAGCTGACCTCGACCCTGAAGGGCAAGGGGACCAAGGCGCTGCCGGTCCAGTACAAGTAA
- the panD gene encoding aspartate 1-decarboxylase, translating to MLRTMLKSKIHRATVTQADLHYVGSVTVDLDLMEAADLLPGEQVAIVDVTNGARLETYVIPGERGSGVIGINGAAAHLVHPGDLVILISYGQMDNAEAREYQPRVVHVDADNRVIELGADPAEAVAGMADDLVRGDLTLSAR from the coding sequence ATGCTCCGCACCATGCTGAAGTCGAAGATCCACCGGGCCACCGTGACGCAGGCCGACCTGCATTACGTCGGCTCGGTGACCGTCGACCTCGACCTGATGGAGGCCGCCGACCTGTTGCCCGGCGAGCAGGTGGCGATCGTCGACGTGACGAACGGGGCGCGGCTGGAGACCTACGTGATCCCGGGCGAGCGGGGCAGCGGCGTGATCGGCATCAACGGTGCCGCCGCCCACCTGGTGCACCCGGGCGACCTGGTCATCCTGATCTCCTACGGCCAGATGGACAACGCCGAGGCGCGCGAGTACCAGCCGCGGGTGGTGCACGTGGACGCCGACAACCGGGTGATCGAGCTGGGCGCGGACCCGGCCGAGGCGGTCGCGGGCATGGCCGATGACCTGGTCCGGGGGGATCTCACCCTGTCCGCCCGTTGA
- the panC gene encoding pantoate--beta-alanine ligase, with protein sequence MTQVVHTRDELAAALAERAGPAEIAVVMTMGALHEGHRRLIRVARERSPFVVVTIFVNPLQFGPAEDFDKYPRTLDADLEACRAEGAAVVFAPGRDDVYPGGAPSITMNPGALGGILEGASRPGHFSGMLTVVAKLLRLTRADVAYFGEKDFQQLALIRRMVVDLELGVEIVGVPTVREIDGLALSSRNRYLSPEQRKSALALSRALREGATHADPTAILAAAGKILADEPGVRVDYLELTGPDLGVVPDDGPARLLVAAKVGATRLIDNVPIVLRKEA encoded by the coding sequence GTGACCCAGGTGGTACACACCCGCGACGAGCTGGCCGCCGCCCTGGCGGAGCGAGCCGGGCCGGCGGAGATCGCTGTCGTGATGACCATGGGCGCGCTGCACGAGGGGCACCGGCGGCTGATCCGGGTGGCCCGCGAGCGCTCGCCGTTCGTGGTCGTGACGATCTTCGTGAACCCGCTGCAGTTCGGGCCGGCCGAGGACTTCGACAAGTACCCGCGGACCCTGGACGCCGACCTCGAGGCGTGCCGCGCCGAGGGTGCCGCAGTGGTCTTCGCGCCGGGCCGCGACGACGTGTACCCGGGCGGCGCGCCGTCGATCACGATGAACCCGGGTGCGCTCGGCGGGATCCTGGAGGGCGCGAGCCGGCCCGGCCACTTCTCCGGGATGCTCACCGTGGTGGCGAAGCTGCTCCGCCTCACCCGCGCGGACGTCGCCTACTTCGGGGAGAAGGACTTCCAGCAGCTCGCCCTGATCCGCCGGATGGTGGTGGACCTGGAGCTGGGCGTCGAGATCGTGGGCGTGCCGACCGTACGGGAAATCGACGGTCTGGCGCTCAGCAGCCGCAACCGGTACCTCTCGCCGGAACAGCGGAAGTCCGCTCTGGCCCTGTCTCGCGCGTTGCGCGAGGGCGCGACGCACGCCGATCCCACCGCGATCCTGGCCGCCGCCGGGAAGATTCTGGCGGACGAGCCTGGCGTACGCGTCGACTACCTCGAACTGACCGGTCCGGATTTGGGCGTCGTCCCGGATGACGGCCCGGCTCGCCTGCTGGTGGCCGCCAAGGTCGGCGCCACCCGTCTGATCGACAACGTCCCGATCGTTCTCCGGAAGGAAGCCTGA